Within Clostridia bacterium, the genomic segment CGTCGCCATTCTCGACACGGGAGCTTATGGCATGTCGCTCGCGTCGAACTACAACAGCCGCCCACGTCCCGCCGAAGTTATGGTGGACGGCGCGAAAGTAAAGGTCATCCGCCGCCGCGAATCCCTGGACGACCTCCTCCGCGGGGAACTCTGAGGAAACCGGACATCAGACATTAGACGTTACACGCTAGCAGTTCAGACGACTCGACAAGCAGACATAAAGGCTCTCGTTCGCTAAGACAAGAGACTCGGGAAACAATCAACATGACAAGAAGTGTTCTAACACTGCTCCTCTAAGCTATTCTCCCGATTCCCTATCTATCACTGCTGCTCTACGCTGAGTTGCATAATGTCAGTGCACAGCGGCAGATGCAGCTCAAATCCGAACGTAGCTCATTGCTGCTGGTGCTTGACGGAGTATCTCGTCGGTTTCAGCCATGCTCGTTGCAATACCGTGTTCTGCAGGAAGAGGTGCGAAATCGAAGCGCGCTTCTGGCTGCTTGATCAACTCAACGCCGTCGAGGCTGCCCGCAAATCCGAACCCGAACAACCCAGCGGCTCACAATAACGGGCGGCATCTCCCTACGACATCCATGCGGCGGGTTGACGCGCGAAAGAGGCGACGCCGCAGCGCCGCCAATGTTCGCTTAGTAGCTCAGTACTGCCTCTCTTTACTCCAGACAATTTTCCCGCCGACCATGGTCATATCCACGGAGACGTCCTTAATCGCGGCTGGCACGATGGAGAAGATGTCGTCGCTCAGCAGCACCATGTCCGCCAGTTTTCCCGGCGTGATCGAACCCTTCTCTTGCTCCTGAAACTCCGCGTAGGCTGAGCCCATGGTGTATGCCTCGACAGCCTCTCCGACCTTCAACTTCTGTTCCGGCACCCACCCGTCGGGATTCTTTCCGTCCAGCGTTGCCCTTGTTACGGCCGCATAGATAGTCAGCAGCGGATTCAGTGGCGCAACGTCCCAGTCCGTCCCCAGCGCCAGGCGAACCTTGTTGTCCAGAAATGTCCGGAAGGCGTAGGTTCGCCGCAGTCTATCCGCGCCGATACGCTTCTCCGCCCAGCGTCCGTCGTCGATCGCGTGGTACGGCTGCACGGAAGCGATGACCTGTAATTCGCGGAAGCGCGCGAAGTCCTTCTCCGCGACGTGCTGTGCGTGTTCAATCCTGAACCTGCGGTCGCGGACGCCGTTCGCCTTTGCGACCTCAGCCATCAGGTCCAGCGATATCGAAATCGCCTGGTCGCCGATAGCGTGCACGCAGTTCTGTAGCCCCGCCGCGTCGCTCGCTTGAAGCCGCTGGCGCATTTTCGACAGCGGAATCATATCTTCGCCGAGCAGTCCTTTTGTCTTGGGCGCATCCGTGTATGGCTGGAAGAAGTATGCCGTAGTCGATCCCAGTGAACCGTCTGCGAAAGACTTCAGCGCGCCCAACCGAAGGTATGACGGCCCGAACGCCCGCCGTATGCCGAGTTTCGCCTGGTCCTCCCAACCTGACAGCCGGGGGGCGGCGTAGATGCGCGTCGTCAACTCCCCTTTATCCTCAAGCTCCACGTACGCCGCAACATCCGCGTACGTCGGGCCCATATCCTGAACACTCGTTACGCCCAGCCGCCCCGCATGTGTCAGCGCGCGGTGCACGGCGCGCATCCGCCGCTCAGGCGTCATCGGCGGAACCTTGGCCAACACCAGATCCATGGCGGAATCTTTCAGCACACCCGTGGGATTGCCTCGGGCGTCGCGCACGATGGTTCCGCCCGGAGGATCTTTTGTCTCCCGCTTGATGCCGGCCAACGCTAGCGCCGCCGAGTTCGCCAGTGCCATGTGCGCGTCGTATCGATTCACGAAGACTGGCGTCTGCCCCGTACCCGCATCGATCAGTTCCTTCGTCGGTAACTGCGCCGGCTTCCAACGCTGATCGTCCCAATCGCCCCCCATTACCCATTCGCCCTTTGGAGTGCGCTTTGCCCGCTCGATGATTCGCGCCGCGAATTCCTTCTGAGAATCCGCATCCCTCAGTTCCACGCTATCCAGTTGCAGCCCGCCGAGAACGAAGTGCACATGTGCGTCATTGAATCCCGGCAGGAGCAACCTGCCAGCGGCGTCGATGACTTTCGTGTTACTGCCGCGCCAGGCGTCGATTTCGGCCGCCGTGCCTACCCCCACGATGCGATCTCGAATGACGGCGACAGCTTCGGCTTTAGGACGGTCCACATCGACCGTCCAAACCTTTGCGTTGGTGATGATGGTGTCCGCCGCCGGCCTCTGCTGCGCTTGCATATCCCGCGTCTTACCTGCAATCAACAGCGCTGTCAGCGCAAAAAGAAAAAGCTGCGGCGTTCGCAGCTTGTACGATCTCGTTTTCATCATTGTCATGCCGAAACCCCACAGACCCGGTTTCACTTATGTTGCTACCGTTGTCCCCATTTCAGCTTATTTCGCAGCACGTCAAAGAACGTCTTGCGCATACGCAGAAGCCGTACCGTATGCGACGCCTTCCGGCACTCCACGCGATCGCCATCCCGCACCGGAACGCCGGTCTGTCCGTCGATCGTCAGGAACCCTTGTTCGTCTTCACTCTGCACAACGATCTCGATCTTCGACGAATCCCGCACGACTAGCGGCCTGTGCGTCAGCGAGTGCGGACAAACAGGCGTAACGACAAATGCATCCACCGCAGGCATAAGGATCGGCCCGCCTGCCGCTAGTGAATACGCTGTCGATCCCGTGGGCGTGGACACGATCACTCCATCCGCCTTGTAGCTAACCACGAAGGCATCGTCGATGAAAAGATCGAAGCCGACCAGTCGTGCCAGGGCGCTCTTGTTCACCACTGCATCGTTCAGCGCGTCGTAGTTTGCTACGTACTGGCTGTCGCGCATCAGCCGGCACGCAAGCATCGCGCGCTCTTCCATCGGGCAGGTGCCCGTGTTGACCGCATCGAGCGTCGAGTAAACATCGCTCAGCGCAACCTCGGTTAGAAATCCCAACGACCCCAAGTTCACCGCCAGGATCGGGACGCCGTGACTCGACACCGATCTTGCTGCCGACAGCAGCGTGCCATCGCCGCCCAACACCAGCGCGAAATCCGGCCTTTGTGCGCCCAATTGCGAGCGTGGCAGCACGTTCTCGTTCGAACCGTACACCGCAGTCTCTTCATCCATCAGCACGCGATAGCCATGGTCGTAAAACCATTGAAGAATGTCGGGAACAACGTCCCTTAATTCCGCCTTCGACGGCTTCGAGATGATTGCTGCGGTTTTCATTGTCCAGCTATTCACCAACACTCAACCAACAATGACCGTCTCCGGCCAGTTTGCATACAACAGGAACTCCTTGTTCCCCTCAGCGCCTCGAATCGGCGACTCAATCACATCAACGTTTCGCCCACCCAGTCGCTCAACTTCGGCTCGAACCTTGGCGACGGCACCCAGTTGGGCTTGCTCGTCGCGCACGATGCCACCCTTCCCGACCTTGCTGCGTCCGACTTCGAACTGCGGCTTTACCAGCAACACGGCCTCTCGCCGCATCTCCGGCTTTCCTACCCACGCAGCCCGTATGACCGCCGGGAGGACGAGTGTAGCAGAGATGAACGACACGTCCATCGAGACGAACTCTATCTGCTCGGGCACCTGCTCAGGCAGCAGCTTACGCGCATTCGTCTTCTCCAGAAGACGCACCCGCACGTCTGCTCGCAGTCGCGCATCGATCTGTCCATAACCGGTATCGACGGCTACAACTTTCGCCGCGCCATTCTGCAACATGCAATCCGTAAAACCGCCGGTGGAAGCGCCAATGTCCATGCAAACGCGTCCGGCGAGATCGATGCTCCAGTGCTCGAGCGCCTTCTCCAGCTTCAAACCCCCGCGACTGACATATTTCAGATCGTCGCCGAGCAACCGAATCGCCGCGTCGTCCGCAACCGGCGAGCCTGCCTTCTGCACCTTCTGCTCGTTCACCAGGACGCGGCCTGCCAATATCATCGCTTGCGCGCGCTCCCGCGACGGCACCAGGCCGCGATCCACCAATAATTTGTCGATACGAATTTTCACAGTCGCTGCCAGCCTAGCACAACGGTGTAGGCAATCAGATCACCACTTCTCTCCTCACATGCCACCCGTTCTCTTACCGCGCAATAAATTTGTTCCCGCAGGAACTGCATAGCCCGGACGCACCCATCATTGTGCAATCTGCAGAAACATTCATTCGGCGGATAGTTGGAAAAGTACCTAACCCCTTTTCCACAGTGTTATGCACACTCGTTGTTGAAATCGTCTGTGCCCACGTCTCTCGCGTGACAGTTTTCGTCCTCGCACTCCACCGATGCTTCCCGGTTCGAAATTCTCTAACAACTCTCTCCTCACAAAACGGACCATCTCTCGGCATGATTTAGAATGGCTCTGCTTTTACTACGGAAACCTATTAATGCCGACACCAAAGAAGGCGCTGCGTACGCGCCGAAAGCCTGAACTGCGATCCACGCCCGATACCCCATCAGCTGTTACGCCGCAGAACATAGTCCCTCTCGGCCGCGAACTGCTGGAGCGACTCTACGGTGCCATGCTTAAGTGCCGCCTCGTGGAAGAACGCACTCGCCGCGCCTTTCCTCACGCTGCTACCGCCCACAAAAACTGGCTCGGGCAGGAAGCCGTTTATGTCGGCAGCACTCTGCAACTAACCGATAACGACACGCTTGCGCCCTCGGAGCACGATTCTTTTGCGCAGATCATCAAGGGCACGCCACTTCGATTCATCTTCGCGCAACGCTTTGCCGCTGAAGACTCGCGCTCGCTCGCCGCTCACTGCGGCTACGCTCCGCGCAATGTCATCACGCCTTCGTCGAAGGACGGTGCAAACATCCACATCGCTGCCGGTGTCGCGCTCACCAGCAAGTTGCAGAAAAGTGCAGGCGTAGTCGTTGCACTTTGCGGTCCTATTACACATTCAGGCGCATGGCAAGACGCGCTGAGATTCGCGGGCGCGCTGAAATTGCCTATGTTATTTGTTGTGGAGAGCAGGCTTGCGGCATCAACTCGGCAAGCAGGGCAACCCGCCTCTAAGCAGCTTGCGGCGGAAGCAGCGGCCTATGGCGTAGCTCGCATCAGCGTGGACGCCGATGACGTAATCGCCATCTATCGGGTAGCGCATGAGGCAATCCATCGCGCTCGCATCGGAAGAGGCCCGTCACTGATCGAGTGCGTCAGCGCCCCTGTCCGCAACAGTGGGCGCGATCCCCTCGCTCATCTTGAACGCTATATGCGCCGTTACAACGTCTGGTCGGACCAGTGGCGCGACGACATCATCCGGACATACACCGCAGAGATTAACGCGGCTATAAAGGTCGCCAGAAAGTCACCCTTTCTGGAGCCAGAACAGGCTCTTTCTCTTTAACGGCCTTCCCACGCTGCCAGACTGTGCTCATCCGAACCAGCACAGAAGCACGGCCGTAGCCGTGCTTTTGACGCTCTGGCACGAGCATATTCAAAGGACGTCGCGCTCACCCGCATACAGATTGGCGACGCGTACTGGACGCGCAAGCAACAATTCACTCAGGACTTGCGGGAGCCTAAGCACGCTTTCGCCTTTTACGAAGAGCGCGTCGGCACCCGCCATCTTCCAGTCGCCGGGAGGAATCGGCATCGCTGTCAGCAGCGCTACCACCGTCCGCACATTGGACGCTTTCACCGCTCGCACCACCTCAAAACCAGCCGTCGGTGTCTCCATCCTCATATCGGTTACCACAATGTCGAACGTCTCTCGTTCCACGGCAATCTTCGCGTCCGCCGCGCAGCTGCATGTCTGCACTTCGTAATCCTCGCGTTCAAGAACCGCAAGCAACAACTCGCGAATCGCCTCTTCATCGTCCACTAGCAGGACTTTCAGTCCCATGCCACCTCATTTAAATTTAGGTTGAGCGCTCGCCGGCATTCGCCATTTCCGGCTCGGAATACTCCACGCGGCGCGACAGCGCGTCCGCCGTTGCGTCTTTCAACGCGAGGTTGATGCGATCCACCGCATCCGTCGCCACGCGGATCGACTCCTGATCACCCGACTTCTGTACTGCAAGAGATAGGGGAAATACTGCATTGCGAATATGGTGATTAAGCTCGGACACAATTGCCGCTCGATCGATCGCCGCGCGGTAATGTATCTCTTCTTGCCTGAGTTGAATTCCTAAACACACCACAGTGGCCAGCAATCCCGGGATTACGTCGCCGATCACTTGTTGAATAAACCGGCCTCGATCCATGGGCATATTCGCCATATCGATCAAGATCGCCGCACCCGTGACTAACAGGCCGGCAGCTAATGCCACCAGAACCTTCTTTGGATTTCGCGAGCGCTTCCGCATATGACACCATCCGGTTATTCGTTTAGAAAGCCTACTCCCGCAGATTCCTCACCTCAATCGGGTTTGCTACCTAAAAGACATACGGTTGACCTTAGACCTATCCAAACAACTCGCGTCCTGAATATCCAATTGCACGTGAGATGCCATGCCACAACCAAAAGCAAATGCCGGGAAGAAAGTCTCTTCCCGGCATCCGATTCCTGGGATCCCAGTTGTAGATAGTCAGGTTCCTACTTATAAATCGAGAACTGCTCCTTCGGAGGCTGGAGCTTAATCGTGAACTCGTGCTTCGGCTTCTTGATTTCATAATCCTCACCGAAGGTCTGGAACCCGCGTGCAATCACTTGCACACGAAGCTTTCCGAATGGCATCGCGGGCACCATGGTCTTCCCCTCTGCGTCCGTCTTTACCTGCACCCCGCCCTTGTCCTGCTTGCCTTCTGAAAGGGTATGCAGGATAACGCTGGCATTGCGCACAGGCTTCCCGTTGGTTGCTTTCACGACTGTGAACTGTAGGTCTGCGGAACTTGGGGGAACTTTATCATCTCCGCCGAAAGCTGATAGACCAAGTACAAGCAACAGACTCACGATAAGCGCAATTCGTTTCATCATCGGAAGCACTCCAGCGGCGCGAAGATTGCCGCGCACTCTGTTGCTCATTTTACGCTCACCGCCAAAGACGGGCGGCGCGCAATAAAAAACCCGCCGTCCTGGCGGGCTGTCGGTCGCAACGCAGCTTTAAATCGTGTTCAGTTTTTCACGATCAGTATTTCACGATGCACTACTCTTCTAGTTGGTCCTTCTCTTTAACGTTGGACGCTCATCATCCTTCTTTTCACCGTCAGTGGAGGTTCCCGACGACTCCGGTCCACGCCGGTGCAGCGTTGGCCGCGACAGGTTCTGCGACTCGAAACGACTGCGATTTACCAGAGCCGCCAGCCGGCTCTTGACCTCCTGGAATTCGCTGGTATCCACCACGTACTGCTCTTTCGGTGGCAACAGTACTTCTATCTCTTGCTGCGCGCGCTTGATGCGGTCCTC encodes:
- a CDS encoding carboxypeptidase-like regulatory domain-containing protein yields the protein MSNRVRGNLRAAGVLPMMKRIALIVSLLLVLGLSAFGGDDKVPPSSADLQFTVVKATNGKPVRNASVILHTLSEGKQDKGGVQVKTDAEGKTMVPAMPFGKLRVQVIARGFQTFGEDYEIKKPKHEFTIKLQPPKEQFSIYK
- a CDS encoding NAD(+)/NADH kinase, whose amino-acid sequence is MKTAAIISKPSKAELRDVVPDILQWFYDHGYRVLMDEETAVYGSNENVLPRSQLGAQRPDFALVLGGDGTLLSAARSVSSHGVPILAVNLGSLGFLTEVALSDVYSTLDAVNTGTCPMEERAMLACRLMRDSQYVANYDALNDAVVNKSALARLVGFDLFIDDAFVVSYKADGVIVSTPTGSTAYSLAAGGPILMPAVDAFVVTPVCPHSLTHRPLVVRDSSKIEIVVQSEDEQGFLTIDGQTGVPVRDGDRVECRKASHTVRLLRMRKTFFDVLRNKLKWGQR
- a CDS encoding thiamine pyrophosphate-dependent enzyme, whose product is MPTPKKALRTRRKPELRSTPDTPSAVTPQNIVPLGRELLERLYGAMLKCRLVEERTRRAFPHAATAHKNWLGQEAVYVGSTLQLTDNDTLAPSEHDSFAQIIKGTPLRFIFAQRFAAEDSRSLAAHCGYAPRNVITPSSKDGANIHIAAGVALTSKLQKSAGVVVALCGPITHSGAWQDALRFAGALKLPMLFVVESRLAASTRQAGQPASKQLAAEAAAYGVARISVDADDVIAIYRVAHEAIHRARIGRGPSLIECVSAPVRNSGRDPLAHLERYMRRYNVWSDQWRDDIIRTYTAEINAAIKVARKSPFLEPEQALSL
- a CDS encoding amidohydrolase, with the protein product MMKTRSYKLRTPQLFLFALTALLIAGKTRDMQAQQRPAADTIITNAKVWTVDVDRPKAEAVAVIRDRIVGVGTAAEIDAWRGSNTKVIDAAGRLLLPGFNDAHVHFVLGGLQLDSVELRDADSQKEFAARIIERAKRTPKGEWVMGGDWDDQRWKPAQLPTKELIDAGTGQTPVFVNRYDAHMALANSAALALAGIKRETKDPPGGTIVRDARGNPTGVLKDSAMDLVLAKVPPMTPERRMRAVHRALTHAGRLGVTSVQDMGPTYADVAAYVELEDKGELTTRIYAAPRLSGWEDQAKLGIRRAFGPSYLRLGALKSFADGSLGSTTAYFFQPYTDAPKTKGLLGEDMIPLSKMRQRLQASDAAGLQNCVHAIGDQAISISLDLMAEVAKANGVRDRRFRIEHAQHVAEKDFARFRELQVIASVQPYHAIDDGRWAEKRIGADRLRRTYAFRTFLDNKVRLALGTDWDVAPLNPLLTIYAAVTRATLDGKNPDGWVPEQKLKVGEAVEAYTMGSAYAEFQEQEKGSITPGKLADMVLLSDDIFSIVPAAIKDVSVDMTMVGGKIVWSKERQY
- a CDS encoding TlyA family RNA methyltransferase; the protein is MKIRIDKLLVDRGLVPSRERAQAMILAGRVLVNEQKVQKAGSPVADDAAIRLLGDDLKYVSRGGLKLEKALEHWSIDLAGRVCMDIGASTGGFTDCMLQNGAAKVVAVDTGYGQIDARLRADVRVRLLEKTNARKLLPEQVPEQIEFVSMDVSFISATLVLPAVIRAAWVGKPEMRREAVLLVKPQFEVGRSKVGKGGIVRDEQAQLGAVAKVRAEVERLGGRNVDVIESPIRGAEGNKEFLLYANWPETVIVG
- a CDS encoding response regulator, coding for MGLKVLLVDDEEAIRELLLAVLEREDYEVQTCSCAADAKIAVERETFDIVVTDMRMETPTAGFEVVRAVKASNVRTVVALLTAMPIPPGDWKMAGADALFVKGESVLRLPQVLSELLLARPVRVANLYAGERDVL